DNA sequence from the Nitrospirota bacterium genome:
AGCAAGGGGGTGTTGTCGAACGGCTCAGGGCATCTCTGGCACACCTGGAGGAGCTCGAAAAGCTCAACGCACGGATGAAAGACATCGTTGCAAAGCAGCTCGAAGAGAGCAACAAGGAGGTGTCGGTCGCCGGATCGAACCAGGAGGCCGCAGTACTATCGGTGAATAAGGTTGCCAATTCCACTATCGTCATGGTGGGTCTGGTCGGCGTATCGGCGGTGATCATTGCCCTGATCATGGGGGGGTGGATAAGCGCTTCCATTTCGAACCCGTTGAGGGAGACGGCGGATATGGTCATCGACATCAGCAAAGGCAGCGGCGACCTGACGAGGCGGCTCAGCGTAAAGAGCAACGATGAGATAGGGGCGGTGTGCAAAGGATTCAACGACCTCGTTGAAAAGCTCCACACGAGCATCTCCCATGTTTCTGAAAAGGTCGATATCGTAGTGACCTCTGCAAGCGAGCTGTCGGCAACCGCCGAGCAACTGTCGCGGGGCTCGCAGTCGCAGGCCGAGCAGACGACCTCTCTCTCATCATCGGCCGACGAGATGTCGCACGCCATACTCGACGTCGCGCGGAACGCGCAGTCCACCTCGGAAGCAGCGGAGGAAACGAGAAAGATGGCGCAATCCGGAGAAGAGGTGGTGAGGGACGCGATCGAGGGGATAAAGGCGGTGGCGGCCTCTATCGATACCATATCCTCGTCGATCGACGAGCTTTCCCGTGATTCCGAAAAGATCGGCGAGATATCGTCGGTGATCAAGGATATCGCGGATCAGACCAACCTGCTCGCCCTGAATGCAGCCATTGAAGCGGCGCGCGCCGGTGAACAGGGACGGGGATTCGCGGTGGTCGCCGATTCGGTGCGGCAGCTCGCTGAACGTACCGCTGCAGCAACGACCGAGATAGCCGGGATGATCAAGTCCATTCAGGGCGGAGCGCACCGCTCCTCGACGCACATGCGCCAGGGATTGGAGGATGTGAGCAACGTTGTGGCAAGGGCCAACAGGGCTGAAGAATCCCTTAAAGAAATCGTCCGGAAGATAGAGGAGCAGACAGGGCTTATCCGCCACATGGCGACTGCATCGAACCAGCAGTCGGTAACCGTTGATTCGATGGTCACCAATATCAATGGTGTGGCCGACGCGTCAAAGGAGTTCGCTTCAGGAACTGCACAGATAGCAAGGACCGCTGAAGACCTGGACAAGGTTGCCGGAGAGCTCCAGGGAGTCGTCAAACAGTTCAGATTATAGAGAGAGCCGGTAGTAAAAAGCCCTCCGGTGTAGTGCCGGAGGGCTTTCATGATGAAGTGAGATATTAGAACACGCCCTTTACCTTGCCGGTCTCGACATCGACATCGACCCTGCGGTAGGCGGGGTCTGAAGCGGTCCCCGGCATCAGGGTTATGGACCCTGCGACAGGAACGACGAAGCCAGCTCCCTTGTAGGTGAGGATGTCGCGGATAGAGAGCCTCCAGCCCTTGGGGACACCCTTCAGGTTCGGGTTGTCCGAAAGGCTGAGATGGGTCTTGACCATACAGGTGCCGAGCTTCGCAATCTCGGGATCAGCCTCGAGCCGCTTCGCCTTTGCAGCAGCTTCGGCAGAATAATCAACACCGTCTGCGCCATAAACCTCGGTGGCGATCAGCTCGATGCGCTTGCGGAGCGGGGTGTCGAGCTCGTAGAGGAACTTGAAGTCGTTCGGCTCGTTGCAAGCGTCGATGACTGCGTCGGCGAGCTCGAGTGCGCCCTCACCGCCGTACTGCCAGTGTTTGGAGACAGCAACACGGGCGCCGGCAGCCTCTGCAATCCTCCGGACAGCCTTGATCTCGTTCTCGGTATCGGTGTAGAAGGCGTTAACGCAGACAACCGGGTTGATGCCAGCTTTCTTGATAACATTTACCAGGTGGATCAGGTTGTCACAGCCCTTCTCGACCCAGCCCACGTTCTCGCCCTTGTACTCCTCAGGAATCGGCTTGCCGGGGACCGGGATCGGAGCGCCGCCGTGGCACTTCAATGCCCTGATAGTAGCGACGAGAACGGCCGCATTCGGCTTGAGATCTGAGTAGCGGCACTTGAGGTTCCAGAACTTCTCGAAGCCGATGTCGGCGGCAAAGCCCGACTCGGTAATATTGTAATCGCCGAGCTTGAGAGCGACTCTGTCGGCGATGATCGACGACTGACCGATGGCGATATTGGCGAACGGACCAGCGTGGACGAACACCGGCTGGCCCTCGATGGTCTGCATGAGGTTCGGGTTCAGCGCCTCGACCATCCAGGCGGTCATGGCGCCGGCAACGCCGAGGTCTTCGGTAGTGACGGGCTCGCCGGTCTTGCTGTAAGCAACGACGATTTTGCCCATTCTTTCTCTCATGTCCTTGAGGTCTTTTGCGACGGCCAGGATAGCCATGACTTCGGAAGAGACCGCGATCGCGAAACCGGACTGCATCATGAAACCGTCGGTCTTGCCGCCGAGGCCAATGACTATGTTTCTGAGGGCCTGGGCGCAGAAATCGATGATCCACTTCATTTCTACATTGCGGGGATCGATGTTGAGCCTCTTCAGTTTCCGCTTTGCGAGCTGCTCGTCGGTATAGTTCGCCTCATGCTGCATCCGGGAGGTAAGGGCGACCATGGCGAGGTTGTGGGAGTTCATGATCGCATTGATGTCGCCGGTGAGACCGAGCGAGAACGGGGTGAGGGGAATGCATTGCGAAAGACCGCCGCCCGCTGCCGAGCCCTTGATGTTCATGGTCGGGCCGCCGGAAGGCTGGCGGATCGCGGCGACGACATTCTTGCCGCGTTTCCCCATGCCCTGGGTGAGACCCATGGTGGTGGTCGATTTTCCCTCTCCCAGCGGGGTCGGGGTGATCGCGGTGACGTCTACGTATTTGCCGTCAGGCCTGTTCTTGAGACGCTCCAGGACGCTCTTGAAATCGACCTTTGCGACGTAGTGGCCGTGGGGGAGGAGCTCCTGCTTCTCGAGTCCGAGCTGCTCGGCCAGCTCGTAGACGGTCTTCATGTTCTTTTCTGCTGCTTCGGCGATTTCCCAATCGGCGTGCTTCGTTGGATCCAGCGGCATACTGACCTCCTTGCGTTCTGTTTATATTTTATTTTTGAGACAAGGCGGAGGTGAGGCTTAGTAATTCACGAGCGCTTTGATGAACTTGTCATTCATGCGGCGAACGTTCATTCCCGAAATTATAGCAATATTCTTTATGATCTTCAACATAATAAACGGCTCTTTTTTTTCCATCTCCTCGAAGGCTGCCGTGGGAAACAGCAATAGCTCCGCCGCATCAAAGGCTTTTGCGTCGCTGCAGTGGTGGGTCTTTTCGAGGACCGCGATTTCGCCCATGAAGTTGCCCCTGCTCAGGATGACCAGCGGCTGCCGCCAGCCGTCAGGAGTGGTCTTCGAGATCTCTACGCGGCCCCTGGTGATCATATAAATCCCCCGTGAGGGTTCGCCCTCCCTGAAGACAGAGGTGTCCTTCTGGGCGTTGAGAGTCGTCAGCAGCGGAATGATCTTCCCGATCTCATTCTCGTCGAGCCCCCTCAAGAGGGTCTGGACCTGCAATTCGACGCGTATGTCGGCCATCACTGTTCCTCCTCGTCGGAATTTAACGCCGGCAGCGGCTCAATGCGCACCGGGGTGTATTTATAAGAGGGCGTTTTCGCATAGTCGAGCGCCTTTTCGCTGGTGAGCAGATTTGCGGCTGCTTCGGCATAGTGGAGCGGCAGGAAGACCTCCCCACGGGCGACGCGTTCGGTGATGCGCACCCCCAGCGAAACGCTCCCGTGCCGAGAGGTCACGGTGACGGGAGCTCCATCCTCGATACCGAGCGAGCGGGCGTCGTCGGGATTGACCTCGAGATAGGGCTTTCCGGCGTGCTTCTCGATAGCGGACACCCGGCGCGTCATGGAACCGAAATGGTACTGGAAAAGGTTCCTTCCCGTCGTCAGGACAAAGGGGAAGTCTCCGCTCCGTTCCTCCCTCGGCGGGGCGAAGGGGACAGGGGTAAAGGAGACTCTTCCGCGAGGAAATCCTCCTTTATAGAGGAAGGGCGTTCCGGGATGGCTCCGGGTGGGAGAGGGCCACTGGATTCCTTTCTCCTCTATCCTGGTGTAGGTTATTCCTTCGAGGGCCGGCCAGAGGCTGCCGAGCTCCTCGAAAACCTCTTCCGGCGAGGCGTAGTTCATCTCGCAGCCCATGCGCTTCGAGAGCTCGGCGATGATCCAGGAGTCGGCCTTCGCCTCGCCGGGCGGGAGCACGGCCCTGCGCACGCGCTGCACCCTGCGCTCGGTGTTGGTGAAGGTGCCTTCCTTTTCGGCGAAGCAGACCGCCGGCAGCACGACATCGGCGCGCATGGCCGTCTCGGTGAGGAAGATATCCTGGACCAGGAGGAACTCGAGCCGCTCGAGCCCTTTTACCGTATGCTGCTTGTTGGGCTCGCCCAGAACCGGGTCCTCTCCCATCACGTAGATCGCCTTGATCGCTCCCTCCGCCGCCTTCTCCGTGATCTCGGGCGCTGTCAGGCCCGGCTTCGAGGGGAGTGAGACCGCCCACGCATGCTCGAACTTCTTCCGGACCTCGGGAAGGGCGACCCGCTGGTACCCGGGCAGGACATTCGGCAGGCAGCCGGCATCACAGGCGCCCTGGACATTGTTCTGTCCCCGCAGCGGATTTATACCGGTGTTCTCCCTGCCGATATTGCCGGTCAGGAGCGCCAGGTTCGCGATTGCGTTCACATTGGCGGTCCCGTGGGCATGCTGGGTAATGCCCATCGTATAGTAGATAGCCGCCTTGCGGGAGCTTCCGTACATGACCGCTGCCTTGATGATCGTCTCTTTCGGGACGCCGGTGAGCCGCTCGCCTGCCTCGGGCGTGAACTCGTCGAGCGACCGCTTCCACTCGTCGAATCCCGCTGTATGGTCATCGATGAACGATCGGTTATGAAGCCCCTCATTGAGGATGACATGGGCCATGGTGTTGAGGAGCGCCACATCGGTCCCGGGCCGCTGCCGCATCCAGAGGGCGGCAAACCTCGTCATGGCGATCTTGCGCGGGTCGGCGACGATGATGCGCGCTCCCTTCCGGCAGGCCGTGATCATCTGGTTGGCGATGACCGGGTGGGACTCCTTCGTATTGGAGCCGATGATGAAGATGACCTCGTTTCCTTCGACTTCGCGAATCGAATTGGTCATCGCTCCCGAGCCGAAGATCGTGGCCAGACTGGCCACCGTGGGCGCGTGTCAAAGCCGGGCGCAGTGGTCGACGTTGTTCGTGCCCACCGCCGCGCGCATGAACTTCTGGAAGAGGAAGTTCTCTTCGGTCGTGCAGCGGGCAGAGGAGAGCCCGGCGATGGCGTCAGGCCCGTGGGCATCCCGTATCTCCCGCAACCGCCGGGCAGCATAATCGAGCGCCTCGTCCCACGAAACCTCTCTGAAAAGACCGTTCAAACCGTTTCTAAAAGCCTGGTTCAAACCGTTTAAGCCGTTCAAGTCGTTTAAACCGTTTGAACGGCTTGAACGGTTTGAGCGGTTTGAACGGTCCTTTATTCTTATAAGCGGTTTCGTAAGGCGGTCGGGGCTCGCGACGAACTCGTGGCCGAAGCGGCCTTTGACACAGAGAAGCCCTTTATTGACGCCCTTCTCCTCCTTCGCCGTCACGCGCACGATGGCGTTGTCTTTTACATGCAGGGTGATGGTGCAGCCGGTGCCGCAATAGGGACAGGTCGTATCCACCTCCCGTATCTTCCAGTACCGTCCCTTCCCGATCCAGTCCTTTGCCACGAGCGCGCCGGTAGGGCAGACCATGACGCACTGGCCGCAGAACTCGCAATCGAGGTCCCGCTCGAAGGGCGGGCATATCTTGGTCGAGAATCCCTTGTAAGCGAAATCGATGGCGCCTGCTCCCTGCACCTCGTGGCAGATCTTGACGCAGCGGCCGCAGAGTATGCATTTCTCCATATCCCGGTCGATAAAGGGATTGCCGTCTTTTCGGGGATAGACTCTCCGTTCGCCGCTGAAGATCGGGTTCCGTATCCCGTACTTGTAGGCGAGCTCCTGCAGCTCGCATTCGCCCGTCTTCTGGCAGACCATGCAGTCGTAGGGGTGATCGCTGAGCATCAGGTCGATGATATCCCTGCGGAGGTCCTCGATATACGGCGAGTTGGTGATGATCTCCATGCCCTCTTCCACCTCGGTGGTGCAGGAGGTCACCGGCTGTCCCTTTATTTCGACGAGACATATCCTGCAGGCGCCCGAAGAGGATATCCGGGGATGGTGGCAGAGCGCGGGGATATCGATTCCCATCCGGCGCGCAGCTGCGAGCACCGTCGTCCCCTCCGGGGCTTCACCCTCGATGCCGTTGATCCTGAAGCGAACCGTTCTCTTGTTCTCCATGGCTATACTTTCTTTATCGCCTTGAATTTGCATGCCTTGTAACAGGCCCCGCACTTCACGCAGAGGCCGCTGTCGATCCGGTGCGGCTTCTTCACCTCGCCGGTTATGGCGTTCGCAGGGCACTTCTTCCTGCAGAGCCCGCACCCCTTGCACAGGTCGTCCGCTACCACGAAGGTGATCAGCGCCGTGCAGACGCCGGCGGGGCATTTCTTATCGCGGATGTGGGCGAGGTACTCGCCTTTGAAGTGGGAGAGGCTCGTGATGAAAGGATTGGCAGCGGTCCTGCCGAGACCGCAGAGCGACGAGGCGGACATGATCGCGCTGAGCCGTTCCAGGGTGAAGAGGTCGGCCTCTTCGCCGTTGCCGTCGGTTATTTTAGTCAGCAGCTCGAACATGCGTTTGGTTCCGACCCTGCAGGGCGTGCATTTGCCGCAGGACTCCCGCTGGAGGAATTCGAGCAGGAACCGGGTGACCGAGACGATGCAGTCCTCCTCATCGAAGACCACCATGCCTCCTGACCCGACGATGCTGCCCACCTTCGAAAGGTTTTCGTAGTCGAGCCCCATATCGATCATCGAGACCGGGATGAGGCCGCCCGAGGGGCCGCCGACCTGGACCGCCTTGAGCGCCCTCCCGCCGTCGATGCCGCCGCCGATACCGTACACGATATCTCTCAGCGACATGCCCATCGGGATTTCGACGAGACCGTTGTTCTTCACCTTGCCGGAGAGGGTGAACACCTTCGTGCCCTTGCTCTCTTCCGTTCCGATCGAGGAGAACCATGCAGGCCCTTTGCCGATAATGATGGGTATATTGGAGAGCGTTTCGGCATTATTGATGACCGTCGGCTTTCCCCATAGCCCCCGCTGGGCAGGGAAGGGGGGCCGCGGCCGCGGCATCGCCCGCTTGCCCTCGATCGACTCCATCAGCGCCGTCTCCTCGCCGCAGATGAAGGCCTCGGTGCCGAAGCTGAACTCTATATCGAAATCGAACCCGGTGCCGAAGAGGCCCTTTCCCAGGAAGCCCTTCTCCCGGGCCTGCGCAATCGCGGTGCGCAGCCGCTCGACCGAGAGGTGGTACCGCTCGCGGATATAGAGATACCCTTTGTCCGTACCGATCGCGTACCCGCCGATCAGCAGGCCCTCGATGATCGCGTGGGGATTCCCCTCGGCGAGCGCCCTGTTCACCTCGCCGATGTTGCAGATGATATACTTGGGCGCATCCGGCTGGTTCCGGCATATCTTCCATTTTCTTCCGGTAAGGAATCCGCTTCCGCCCCGCCCCCGCAGCCCGGAGAGATAGACCTTCTTGATCACCTCATCCGGCGTCATGGAGGTGATGGCCCGGCGCGCGGATTTGTAACCGTTCATGCCGAGATACTCGTCAATGCTCTCGGGGCTTATCTCGCCGCAGGGGCCGAGCACGATCTTGTGCTGCTTGCTGTGGAACGATTCGTAATCGTCATTGACGAGCCACTCGGCGACAGGCGTTCCGTCGAGAATGTGCTCTTTCACGATGCGCTCGACCATAATAGGCTTTACCGACTGGTAGGTGCGCTTACTGCCGTTTATGATGACGTCGACGAGCACGTCTTTTGAGCAGAAGCCCCTGCATCCGACTTCTTTGTAGCCGCACCGCTTCCCTATGCGCGCCTCGATGCCGCTCTCCTGGATGAGGCGCTTGAAGGACCTGATCACATCGGACCCGCCCGACGCCCTCCCCGACGTGCCGAGGCAGACTTTTATTTCGATTGACGTATCTTCCATTGCCCGTCCAGGAGGCTTACAAGAGATAGCCGAGGAACTCGTCCTCCTTCTCGTATCCCTTGAGGAGCTTGGCGACGCCCTCGGGGTCGGTAGTGCCGTAGACCTCATTGTTGAGGATAACGACCGGAGCGATGCTGCAGGCGCCGATGCAGGTCGCCTTTTCTACGGTGAAGGAGAGATTCGCGGTCGTATCTTCGCCTTCAGGCAGAGAGAGGGTCTCCCTGACCTTCTTGAGAATCTTGTCGCCTCCCTTGATATGGCACGCGGCACCGCAGCAGACGGTGACGGTATTCTTGCCGACCGGCTTGAGCCGGAACTTGGGATAGAAGGTGATCACCCCGAAAAAACTGCTCTCGGGTATATCGAGCTTGCGGGAAAACCAGGCGACGGCATGCTCCGGCACATAACCGAAGGCATCCTGAATTCTCTGCAGGAGCGTAATAAGGTTCCCGTTGGCAGCGGAGAAATCGTTCAGGATCTTATTGAGCAGTTTATCGTCCATGAGAGAGTATTGTACCAATAACGTCGAAATTATCCTATAAACTATATAATTCTATTAAAATTATTAATCAATCGCCATCAGCCATCAGCTCTCGGCAATCAGCTATCAGCAATAAGACTCGAGGACAAAGCTGAGAATAGCAAGGCTGATGACTGACTGCTGATGGCTGAAAGCTGATGGCTTGAAATATGGTAAACTCTTAAAGCGTCCCGACGCCGGAAGGGTATGATTTCAGAGCGATGAAGCAGACGTTCAGCGAGAGGTTATGTGAAGAGACCGTGGTACTCCTGCGCTCCGGACAAGACGGTGCAGCACTCTGCCACTCACTGACCGGAATTGTGGATACCCTCCTCATCGCCCTCTTCAATGAGGTCACCACGGGGGAGGTCACCACCCCGCCTCCACCGGCATCGCCTCCGGACAGAAGAGCTGCGGTGCGCCGGCGATTTCCGGCAGAGGCGCTGCCCTGCGGTCTCGCCCTCGTAGCAGTGGGAGGGTATGGCCGGAGGGAGATGGCTCCCTATTCGGATATCGATCTCATGCTGCTCGGCAGGTCGAGGGACGCCCGTACCGCCGGGACCGCCCAGGCAGTACTGTATCGCCTCTGGGATGAAGGGCTGAACATAAGCCACTGCTTCAGGACGCTGGATGAATGCGTCGAGGATTCGATGGCGGACATTGCCACGCGGACAACGCTGATCGAGTCGAGATTCCTCGCCGGAAGCCGGGATCTCTTCGACGACTTCAGGAAAGACAGCTACCAGAAGATCCTCTTCAAAAAGAAGAAGGAGTTCGTCAGCGGGCTCCTGAGGGATATCGCTACCCGGCATAAGACCTATGCCGAGTCGATATACCTCCTCGAGCCGAACCTCAAAGAGGGCCAGGGGGGGCTGCGGGACCTCCACTCACTGGCGTGGCTCGCCAGGGTCGAGCTGCATCTCGCCGATCTCCGGGCGCTCGAGTCGCTCATGTCCGCTCACGACTGCCGCCAGCTGCTCCGCGCCTATGACTTCCTGCTGAAGACGCGGGCAGGGCTCCATGCGCTCTCGCGGCGGAAGAACGACGTCCTCTCCTTCGAGCTCCAGGAGGGCGCCGCATCACTGCTCGGGTTCAAGGATACCAAACGCTTCACCGCAGAGGAAATCCTGATGCGGCTTTATTACAAAAAGGCCCGGACCGTAACCGATGTCCTTTCCGGGATCATGGGCCTCTGCGGCCGCCGCTACGTGAACGTTCCGATGAGCTTCAGCGTGAAGAGGCTTACCGATGACTTCTCTCTCTCGAAAGACGAGATCATTGTCAAGGACAGAGCGCTCCTTAAAAATACGGATAAGATATTCGAAGCCTTTGCCCTCGCCTCATCGACCGGAAAACGATTGAGCGCTCACCTGAAAGAGAGCATCAGGAGCAGGTCGCTCTTCATCAATAAAAGAACGAGGGCCTCCAGGACCGCTGCAGAGCACTTCATGGGCATCCTGCGGGGAGGCAGGGTCTACCAGA
Encoded proteins:
- a CDS encoding methyl-accepting chemotaxis protein gives rise to the protein MTIKVKLRLNAVVVLVAMTFVVGAAVIGIRSIRGNINELTQKTTPYQLKALNQQRALQAHAASLLTMSTAASLGEYKQSAEGVSSTLSQVKKAGEDIAKLRAGASSEDRAISDLTGSILNTVEKKLVAHDTAAAAVNAIKARVAEASRKMKELDTSIRRLQQGTAGTMITGVDGLIAANQQVTNLSIVRDGFKDLNLYISRIPSTNDKRSVAQLRENIGATIKNVIQALKNTKGMEKAAGDMLQRLNVLNEKVTAAKGLAALKLKQINDEDDSLKERIETLAKEGSYEITYMMPTVEREMENASSALKATTGGMSKQVNAFSDTNNVLTLSSSLSLLNASIESHINHCINERNRQGFESAVVLINSLIAQADATGQKLRALLSKGNYQNEMKMLSASLGALAAMKSEFSKQGGVVERLRASLAHLEELEKLNARMKDIVAKQLEESNKEVSVAGSNQEAAVLSVNKVANSTIVMVGLVGVSAVIIALIMGGWISASISNPLRETADMVIDISKGSGDLTRRLSVKSNDEIGAVCKGFNDLVEKLHTSISHVSEKVDIVVTSASELSATAEQLSRGSQSQAEQTTSLSSSADEMSHAILDVARNAQSTSEAAEETRKMAQSGEEVVRDAIEGIKAVAASIDTISSSIDELSRDSEKIGEISSVIKDIADQTNLLALNAAIEAARAGEQGRGFAVVADSVRQLAERTAAATTEIAGMIKSIQGGAHRSSTHMRQGLEDVSNVVARANRAEESLKEIVRKIEEQTGLIRHMATASNQQSVTVDSMVTNINGVADASKEFASGTAQIARTAEDLDKVAGELQGVVKQFRL
- a CDS encoding formate--tetrahydrofolate ligase; amino-acid sequence: MPLDPTKHADWEIAEAAEKNMKTVYELAEQLGLEKQELLPHGHYVAKVDFKSVLERLKNRPDGKYVDVTAITPTPLGEGKSTTTMGLTQGMGKRGKNVVAAIRQPSGGPTMNIKGSAAGGGLSQCIPLTPFSLGLTGDINAIMNSHNLAMVALTSRMQHEANYTDEQLAKRKLKRLNIDPRNVEMKWIIDFCAQALRNIVIGLGGKTDGFMMQSGFAIAVSSEVMAILAVAKDLKDMRERMGKIVVAYSKTGEPVTTEDLGVAGAMTAWMVEALNPNLMQTIEGQPVFVHAGPFANIAIGQSSIIADRVALKLGDYNITESGFAADIGFEKFWNLKCRYSDLKPNAAVLVATIRALKCHGGAPIPVPGKPIPEEYKGENVGWVEKGCDNLIHLVNVIKKAGINPVVCVNAFYTDTENEIKAVRRIAEAAGARVAVSKHWQYGGEGALELADAVIDACNEPNDFKFLYELDTPLRKRIELIATEVYGADGVDYSAEAAAKAKRLEADPEIAKLGTCMVKTHLSLSDNPNLKGVPKGWRLSIRDILTYKGAGFVVPVAGSITLMPGTASDPAYRRVDVDVETGKVKGVF
- a CDS encoding cyclic nucleotide-binding domain-containing protein, translating into MADIRVELQVQTLLRGLDENEIGKIIPLLTTLNAQKDTSVFREGEPSRGIYMITRGRVEISKTTPDGWRQPLVILSRGNFMGEIAVLEKTHHCSDAKAFDAAELLLFPTAAFEEMEKKEPFIMLKIIKNIAIISGMNVRRMNDKFIKALVNY
- the fdhF gene encoding formate dehydrogenase subunit alpha, whose amino-acid sequence is MQIQGDKESIAMENKRTVRFRINGIEGEAPEGTTVLAAARRMGIDIPALCHHPRISSSGACRICLVEIKGQPVTSCTTEVEEGMEIITNSPYIEDLRRDIIDLMLSDHPYDCMVCQKTGECELQELAYKYGIRNPIFSGERRVYPRKDGNPFIDRDMEKCILCGRCVKICHEVQGAGAIDFAYKGFSTKICPPFERDLDCEFCGQCVMVCPTGALVAKDWIGKGRYWKIREVDTTCPYCGTGCTITLHVKDNAIVRVTAKEEKGVNKGLLCVKGRFGHEFVASPDRLTKPLIRIKDRSNRSNRSSRSNGLNDLNGLNGLNQAFRNGLNGLFREVSWDEALDYAARRLREIRDAHGPDAIAGLSSARCTTEENFLFQKFMRAAVGTNNVDHCARLUHAPTVASLATIFGSGAMTNSIREVEGNEVIFIIGSNTKESHPVIANQMITACRKGARIIVADPRKIAMTRFAALWMRQRPGTDVALLNTMAHVILNEGLHNRSFIDDHTAGFDEWKRSLDEFTPEAGERLTGVPKETIIKAAVMYGSSRKAAIYYTMGITQHAHGTANVNAIANLALLTGNIGRENTGINPLRGQNNVQGACDAGCLPNVLPGYQRVALPEVRKKFEHAWAVSLPSKPGLTAPEITEKAAEGAIKAIYVMGEDPVLGEPNKQHTVKGLERLEFLLVQDIFLTETAMRADVVLPAVCFAEKEGTFTNTERRVQRVRRAVLPPGEAKADSWIIAELSKRMGCEMNYASPEEVFEELGSLWPALEGITYTRIEEKGIQWPSPTRSHPGTPFLYKGGFPRGRVSFTPVPFAPPREERSGDFPFVLTTGRNLFQYHFGSMTRRVSAIEKHAGKPYLEVNPDDARSLGIEDGAPVTVTSRHGSVSLGVRITERVARGEVFLPLHYAEAAANLLTSEKALDYAKTPSYKYTPVRIEPLPALNSDEEEQ
- a CDS encoding NADH-ubiquinone oxidoreductase-F iron-sulfur binding region domain-containing protein; this encodes MEDTSIEIKVCLGTSGRASGGSDVIRSFKRLIQESGIEARIGKRCGYKEVGCRGFCSKDVLVDVIINGSKRTYQSVKPIMVERIVKEHILDGTPVAEWLVNDDYESFHSKQHKIVLGPCGEISPESIDEYLGMNGYKSARRAITSMTPDEVIKKVYLSGLRGRGGSGFLTGRKWKICRNQPDAPKYIICNIGEVNRALAEGNPHAIIEGLLIGGYAIGTDKGYLYIRERYHLSVERLRTAIAQAREKGFLGKGLFGTGFDFDIEFSFGTEAFICGEETALMESIEGKRAMPRPRPPFPAQRGLWGKPTVINNAETLSNIPIIIGKGPAWFSSIGTEESKGTKVFTLSGKVKNNGLVEIPMGMSLRDIVYGIGGGIDGGRALKAVQVGGPSGGLIPVSMIDMGLDYENLSKVGSIVGSGGMVVFDEEDCIVSVTRFLLEFLQRESCGKCTPCRVGTKRMFELLTKITDGNGEEADLFTLERLSAIMSASSLCGLGRTAANPFITSLSHFKGEYLAHIRDKKCPAGVCTALITFVVADDLCKGCGLCRKKCPANAITGEVKKPHRIDSGLCVKCGACYKACKFKAIKKV
- a CDS encoding NAD(P)H-dependent oxidoreductase subunit E, whose product is MDDKLLNKILNDFSAANGNLITLLQRIQDAFGYVPEHAVAWFSRKLDIPESSFFGVITFYPKFRLKPVGKNTVTVCCGAACHIKGGDKILKKVRETLSLPEGEDTTANLSFTVEKATCIGACSIAPVVILNNEVYGTTDPEGVAKLLKGYEKEDEFLGYLL